A segment of the Catharus ustulatus isolate bCatUst1 chromosome 21, bCatUst1.pri.v2, whole genome shotgun sequence genome:
AGAAACTGGCTTTCACCACCTAAGCTTGCTTAGGACCGTCAGCATGACGTGCTGCAAATACTGGAAAAGTGTCTCTTCTAAAGAATCCAGTTGCCAGCACAAGGGAACTGTAGGAACTGAGCAGCAGGCCTAAGCCAGTtccctgagcagtgcccagACTAGCAGGGAAGTCATCCCTTTTACATGCCAAATACAAAGCTATTTCCTGGCCAAAAGCACACAAGACTTGAACTGAAATGCCAGCAGGAGATGGACAAACCCAATGAAAAAACATGACAAACCCTATAGATCAAAATCTTACAGGTCCCTGACTGTAAACAGAAAGTCCCCacaaaatgtcactgaaatggAACTGTGAATCCCCCATACATTCCAAGAGATGTAGCAGCAGTTCTCTCCTCTGTATCCTGCTCTGAGAGATACTGCTGATCAAGACAGGAaccaggctgaggcagcagcaccacctgggACACTCAGCTGAACACTGTAGCTTTGCACCTCTTCACAGCCTCTCCTGTACATTTGGGACAtatggaggggctggagcagccatcTGTGTTGTGTGAATGCAGTAATTCACTTGCATTGGATAGTCTGTGATGAGAATTTTCCTCTTGTGTTTTgtaggagcagctggagagcctGGCTTTCCGGGACAGAAAGGTAAATCATGCAGTGATACTTTGTAAACTTTCACCCTGTGCGGTTCTGGTACAACACACCAGGTGGGAACAGTTATCCAGCAGTGGATGGGGCTGTTTGGTGACAGTTATACCTTATTATAggctctgccctggcccaggtgcTGTGGGTAATTCTGCTCCCAAACCAGATGTTCAGCGATGGATGCTGCCCTCGCCAgggcagctggtgctgctgcctggcaccaTCAGCTGCAGAAGCCACAGGGCTGAGGGACCAGCCAGATTTGGGCAGAGCTCTCAATATTCCCATGCTATGGCAAAATGCAGAGGCTCAAATGAAATTCAGTTCCTGCTAGCGCCAGAGGAATACATCTCTACCAGCACTAGCAATAAGGTATTAGGGAAacatgggttttttcccttgtgcCATCATCCTGCATGTGAGGGCCACAGGCACCCACCACTGAGCACTATCTGCACTGTGGCTTCCCTCTCTGAAGTTTGGCTGGCAATCAGTGGGTCAACACAGCTGGTCTGGCAGATGGTTCCAGttgtcactgctgctcccaaaaCACTGGCTTaagccctgtgccagcagcagccattCCCCTGATGGACTTGTAACTCTGCTTTTCCAAGGTgcatttcttcctccttcccacacTCACCGACTCCTATCCCACATGTCCCAGCCCAATGGGACTCACTGGCACAAACTGTTGGTACACAGCTCcatgggctgggcagagcagttCAGAACAGCTAGGTCCAACAGAGACATGTCTTGTATCAGTCTCACCTCTAAGCCCTAAAACAGATGCCAGCAGGAAATAGATCATTGCAGGTCCAACAGGCCAAGAGAGGCAAAGATGCATTGTGTATACACAGCGCACCCCCCAGTGGCCACCCCATGTTCATCCTGGTCAACCTGGAGAGCTCTTCCCAGTTTCTCAAGCAGCTGGGTGTCATTGCTGCAGTTAGAGGCATTTGTGACTCGGCTTCCCACCTTCCCCTCTGTGCTTTCCTAGGTCTGTGCAGATAGGCTGGTGGGTCTCCTCTGGTGGGCCTGGTAGCAGCCAGGACAGCTTATATTGAGTGACTCTTCCTGCCTCTTTTTCTCCACGCCTTTCATTTGCTTGGTGCAGATGAGCCAAGCACTTCCTCTAACATCAcagctctccagctgcagcaggatttaTCTTGGCAATTCTTAAGTACTGGGAAAGGGGAGTGCTGGATGTGGAAAGTGGAGAGCAATTGATGGTGTTGTTTGTCCAACAGGAACAAAAGGAGAGCCTGGATTTCCAGAAATATGGGGTGAGTTTCATCCTAGATCTTCACGACACTGGTCAGCTTTGCAGAGTGGATGGTGGTGCACTACCTGCACCAGAGGTCAGGACAGGATAGGACAAGTTCAGAGTGACATTGAAGAATAGAGTAAGGAAATATCACTGTTATCTTTGCTTCTCACAGACACATGCAGCTTCTGTAGGTCTATTCTGTATTCCAGCCATGCTGGGAAAATCATGCCCTCAGCACTACTTAGATGTCCTGTCCTCTGTGTGTCCTGGAGGATGTCTGTCCGAATTTTTCAGTGACTTGGTTTCTGATTTCTAGGATGAAACCACTACACACAGCTGTATGGACATGTGGCTACTTCAAAGGCAGTTATACTCAGGCGCCTGTAGTGACACCTTTAGTACTTGTGGAGTTCATGTGTGTGATAGTGTTTAGATTAACTTATTctttggaagaaaagaagaaaaataaaataaacaattttcagTTAACCCATTTGTCTCCATAAGCAAAAGTTCAAGGAGAGCTACAGCCTGCTCTGGCTACAACTGAGTGCTATAGGGCCACAATAACATGCAAAGGCTCAGACAGATCAAAGCTGCTGTAATACCTGACACTGGGATGTCACTGAACTGGTCCCTTGCTGCCCCAGACACTTCTCTGGGCATGTAAAAGATTTGACttacaggaaggaaaaggaaaaggaaaaggccaAATCCAGGACCATCTCCCTGCTATGAAGGGCACAAGACAGCCTAGTACAGCTGTGTATCCATGTATCACACACAGCACACTGGGACACCtgcaccaccagcaccaccatcTTCTATCATCTCTCCAGGCTTTCCCTATAACagctacagtaaattcacgaatacaagccacactgagtataagccgcatctctgggtgttggcaaatatttcgttttttgtccataaataagccgcacctgaatataagccgctctgtcgttcacagcgagaacccgcgtgcaacaaagttgccaaatagtaacagaacggcagcagggcggggtttactggctcagctaaggctgtgcaggctcggcccgcttggggctgctgacggggcccggtagcccagcccggcactgcagctcagcggggccactgggggccagccgccgctgccactgggctcggtcaccatggcccggcgctgccctgtggtggcaggcagggacggagccccccgccacctccccgagccgcggcagtggcggcccgtgtcccccctctcctctgcgagccacggcaatggtggcgcagggcccccccgtctctcccccgggctgcggcagaggaggaaaggagagacctctccctcctctctccccgccccccgtgctgcctgcaggcagccaggctccacccacggtgcaacagagtagcaatttgtaacaatcgcaaaatgacgactttgcagcagctctgctcggcactctgactggcacttctgaggttgtaaatgtcagaaaattattcacatattagctgctcctgagtattagctgcatttccggtttaggagcaaaatcttagtcaaattggtgcggcttgtattcgtgaaattactgtactaatgcagctgtgggctgggatgTCTGATAAGAAATATTCAGTCACCTGTGAATCTGAACTTCTGTCAGCAGGTATGGttttggagagggaaaaaagtacACCTAGAATGTATGTGTATGTAAATGTATATATTCAAAAGTGTTGTGTGTCTTGGGGAGACCTCAGTGTGACTTTCCAGTACTTAGGGGGTGCTTAGAAAAAAGCTGGAGAGTGATTTTTTTACATGGGCAGTGACAGGACACTGGGGAATAATTTAGAGCTGaaaaaggagagatttagattagatattaggataGGATTCTTTACTCAGAAGGTAGTaagaccctggcacaggctggccagagaagctgcagctgctcatccctggaagtgtccaaagaTGGGGCTTGGAAGCAGCATGatctagtagaaggtgtccctgcccaaggcaggggatggaatgagatgagctttaaggctccttccaacccaaaccgtggatgattctatgattcaatcCATCCTGCATACATTCTGGAGCTGGGACAAATTCCTGGATCATGAGTTTGGCATCcttttcagagcagctccatcaTCCAGACCCCCAAAAGTCATAGCAGATAAGAGGAGTCTCAGCACCTTACACCATTTCTTTCTTAGAAGGTGCTCAGAAGCCATGGCAGGGTTTGGTTCCCAGCAGCTCTACATTAGGATCCTGCAGTACAAAGAGCCAGCTGGCGCTGAAGGGCTCAAAGGCTCAAGGCTGATGTGCTCCCTGGATGAGTAAACACATTATAACTTGACTTAGGTTGCAACTCCAAACCAAGACATAACTCTTTCCACTTGATCTCTGATTTGCACAGAACCCAGGAACTGCCAAGAACTGTTGGCCAAAGGGAAGATTTTGAGTGGCTGGTACACAATCTACCCTCAAGACTGCAATGCCACCACCATCTTCTGTGACATGGACACGGATGGTGGGGGATGGATTGTGAGTAGAATGAGGAGAGGGAGGTTTACATGTTCCTACAGTGATTCTTGCTAAGGCTGCAAAGAATGGCTCAAAAATAGAAACACACAGCTGAGGTTCACGTCTGCAAGCCAGTGTGAATCCCTCTGGACGCAGGGGATTCACCCAAGACTTGTCTCTGGAAGCAAGTTGAGTACCACAGACCCACTCCCTGCTTAAATTAGCAAATCATTTCCTCCTCATTTCCAAGGGCATATGGAAGAGATCCCTGGGGATCTCTGGGGGTTTGCTCCTCAGACACCCACAGGAGTGTCCTGATGCAGGGGAAGCATTTACCATGGTGGGCATGTCCCCCAGGCACTGGGGATGCTTTTGAATAAGGGATGGGCTGGTGGGGCTAAGGGGGTCTCTTTCAGGTTTTTCAGAGGCGCTGGGATGGGTCAGTGAACTTCTTGCGAGATTGGGATTCATACAAACGAGGCTTTGGCAACCAGCTAACAGAGTTCTGGATGGGGAATGACAACATCCACTTCCTCACCTCTCTGGGTAAGGTCTGCctctgcactgggctggggcCATGACAGTCCAACCCCTGTACCACCCTGGGTCATTGAAGACCTCTGAGCTTCTCATATTCATCTGAGGCTCCCACTGTTAATCCCAAACAGGATGCAGGCTCTTGCAGCCCATTGCATACAGGAAATTTCACtctaaaaaacagcaaaactaGAAGTCAGGGAAGAGAATGAACTGGCTACATGATCTATCCCAGAGACAGGCCAACACATCTTCCTACTTGGACTGGTTCTGATGGCATCATCTGGTCCACACACTGCCCTGTTACAGCTGTGTGCAGGACTCCTTCCGGCCCATGACCACCCAATATCATCTCTGAAAAGGTGCTTTCCCAGAAAATCCTCAAAGGTATAGGAGGTTCTGAAGGACttttaaataaaccaaaatctCTCAAATAGTGGCAGCTCCTCTCAAGTTAGCTCACAGCTCTTTAAACCCTCCACCCTGAAATCCAGTCTGATAGCCACCATCCACCCTGCACCACTGCTGTCCATCTTCTCTTCTAGGACCCTGTGAACTCCGCATTGATCTGAGAGACTTTGAGAACAACTACTATTTTGCCAAGTATGCTTCATTCAGAGTTTTAGGAGAGTCAGAGAAATACAGACTAGTTCTAGGAGACTTCCTTGGTGGAAACGCTGGTAAGTTTGAGGCAGCTCACTGGGAAAGTCTGTTTCCTAGAGCATTTCAGAAGTGTTCAGCTTCCATGCAGAGATGTATCATGCTACATGCTATCCTTGTATCAGCTacattttgggtcaattttttaaaactggcCATGGTACTTCAGGTACTGAGTGACCTCTGGGtacagggatggagggggacACCCGTCACCCAAAGAAATGTGACTCAGAGCATTACCTACAAGCCCAGCCCTATGGCTTAATAACAAATGAGTCTGGTCCTGAGCAGCACCCAATCCAATTGaccttcccagcagctctgcgGCAGACAGGTCAAGTTCTGCATTTGGTTACACTGGCAAAAGACATTTGCCCACAAGGTTTGGCATTTCCAGGGCTGGAGTGCTGTTTGACACTTGCAGCATCAGCACTCCATCCTCTTAATACCTGATGTTtcgggtttttttaaaaagtaaactaATCTTCTTCAAAATTCAACATCCATCATTCAGGAATGAGTGAAACCAAGACCTGAGAGAGCCAGGTGTTTTTGCAGTGTACAACGCCACCTGGTGTTACGTAGCTTTGTACACTGCAACCCTGTCTGGTAATTCAGACCTCAGTGTGTCTGCAGAGAACCTGAGCATTGCAGGAGAAGTGACACGGTGTACCTGTGAAGAGAATCTGGCCCATTTGATGCAGAGGGCCAGGATAAATTCTCCATGTGTTTTAGCAGAGGTCAAGATACTTCTTTTGTCCAAGACAAGGAGAAAACCTGGGCAACCTGGGCAAGAGAGAGGCAGGATTTATACAACCTGCTTTGCACCTGCAGGACTGCACACCCAGCAGGACTGCACATCAAGGTCCCATTTTTGATCCCTACTGCAGTAACTGTGAATGTATGCTCTCTGCAGGAGACTCTTTGTCGTACCACAGGGACATGTCATTTTCAACAACAGATCAGGACAATGATATGAGCTCCTTTAACTGTGCCAGAGAATACAAGGGAGCATGGTGGTACAATGACTGCCATTACTCCAACCTGAATGGGATATATTGGATGGGTGCACATGGGAGCTACGCTGATGGCATCAACTGGAAGACAGGCAAAGAATACCACTACTCCTATAAGCAAACGGAAATGAAGTTCAGGCCAGTTTAACATGGTGACAGGGTGCCTGACAGCTCCGAGAGGTGCCACTCACCAACCAAGAGAAGACACAAAACATAATATtgtttggggacaaaaatgAACCAGGAAGGATATTACAGTGTAAGAGCCGGACAGAGAGATGGAGACTTCAGAACGGGTCTTAAGGTGCTGTTTATTGCCTAGATGAGGTTCCAGTAGTTG
Coding sequences within it:
- the LOC117005511 gene encoding ficolin-2-like, coding for MGDQGFPGKAGPPGAKGAAGEPGFPGQKGTKGEPGFPEIWEPRNCQELLAKGKILSGWYTIYPQDCNATTIFCDMDTDGGGWIVFQRRWDGSVNFLRDWDSYKRGFGNQLTEFWMGNDNIHFLTSLGPCELRIDLRDFENNYYFAKYASFRVLGESEKYRLVLGDFLGGNAGDSLSYHRDMSFSTTDQDNDMSSFNCAREYKGAWWYNDCHYSNLNGIYWMGAHGSYADGINWKTGKEYHYSYKQTEMKFRPV